One genomic window of Desulfovibrio aminophilus includes the following:
- a CDS encoding PAS domain S-box protein produces the protein MKRRLPLRTAVTASGALFTLWGGVAAWLFWERPGEWWWMPAAALVAGMILAALILNALGRFSTACRDVEERMLLFQKAVEDSSDGIAIRDTAFRPVYANRAHARILGVKNSEFMKHGLTRICSPATASFLRDVVFATLEKEGYWRGEVLFERRDGSSATLWTAVDSLRDADGRVTHYVGVFHDVTEHQRARDALLKSEARLRMVLDATSDGVFDHDLETGETYFSDSYYRLLGYEPGEVDASQVFWGSLIHAEDKAQVLEALRDHLEGRSPAYRVEFRIRDSRGRWRWVLSRGSVVERTGDGRPLRIVGTHSDITEIKLAQMALESIQEDLERRVGERTSELSEANAQVRTLTRQLLEVQESERRRIARDLHDNVAQNLTSLKILLETLLAGPRLVSPEARERAALISRTLQDTVGAVREIAYDLRPPSLDQLGLVRAVAQYCEDFSGVTGVAVDFSSAGMENVEMESGAEVNLFRIVQEGLTNVGRHSGAGSARVRLVSSYPHILLRVEDDGVGFDPDAVLAEAEGESRMGLRGMAERAHILGGRLRILSSPGKGSRLVVEIPCARRADGDTEADPHC, from the coding sequence ATGAAGAGAAGGCTGCCGCTGCGCACGGCCGTCACCGCCTCGGGCGCGTTGTTCACCCTCTGGGGGGGAGTCGCGGCGTGGCTCTTTTGGGAGCGGCCCGGGGAATGGTGGTGGATGCCCGCCGCCGCCCTCGTGGCGGGCATGATCCTCGCCGCCCTCATCCTGAACGCGCTGGGCCGGTTCTCGACGGCCTGCCGGGATGTGGAAGAGCGCATGCTCCTGTTCCAGAAGGCCGTGGAGGACTCCAGCGACGGCATCGCCATCCGCGACACGGCCTTCCGCCCGGTCTACGCCAACCGGGCGCATGCGCGCATCCTCGGGGTCAAGAACTCGGAATTCATGAAGCACGGCCTGACGCGGATCTGCAGTCCGGCCACGGCCTCCTTCCTGCGGGATGTGGTCTTCGCCACCTTGGAGAAAGAGGGATATTGGCGGGGCGAGGTCCTTTTCGAGCGCCGGGACGGCTCCTCGGCCACGCTCTGGACCGCCGTGGACTCCCTGCGCGACGCCGACGGCCGCGTCACGCACTACGTCGGGGTGTTCCACGACGTCACCGAGCACCAGCGCGCGCGTGACGCCCTGCTCAAGAGCGAGGCGCGGCTGCGCATGGTCCTGGACGCCACTTCCGACGGCGTGTTCGACCACGACCTGGAGACCGGCGAGACCTATTTCAGCGACAGCTACTACCGCCTTCTGGGCTATGAGCCGGGCGAGGTGGACGCTTCCCAGGTGTTCTGGGGCAGCCTCATTCACGCCGAGGACAAGGCCCAGGTCCTGGAGGCGTTGCGCGACCATCTGGAAGGCCGCTCCCCGGCCTACCGGGTGGAGTTCCGCATCCGCGACAGCCGGGGGCGCTGGCGCTGGGTGCTGTCGCGCGGCAGCGTGGTGGAGCGGACCGGCGACGGCCGCCCGCTGCGCATCGTGGGCACGCATTCGGACATCACGGAGATCAAGCTGGCCCAGATGGCCCTGGAGTCCATCCAGGAAGACCTGGAGCGGCGGGTGGGCGAGCGGACCAGCGAACTGAGCGAGGCCAACGCCCAGGTCCGCACCCTGACGCGGCAGCTGCTGGAGGTGCAGGAGTCCGAGCGCCGCCGCATCGCCCGCGACCTGCACGACAACGTGGCCCAGAACCTGACCTCGCTCAAGATTCTCCTGGAGACCCTGCTGGCCGGACCGCGCCTGGTCAGCCCCGAGGCCCGGGAGCGGGCCGCCCTGATCAGCCGGACCCTGCAGGACACCGTGGGCGCGGTCCGCGAGATCGCCTACGACCTGCGGCCGCCGTCCCTGGACCAGCTCGGCCTGGTGCGGGCCGTGGCCCAATATTGTGAAGACTTCAGCGGCGTAACGGGTGTCGCGGTTGACTTCTCATCGGCCGGGATGGAAAATGTGGAAATGGAGAGCGGAGCCGAGGTCAACCTCTTCCGCATCGTCCAGGAGGGACTGACCAACGTGGGCAGGCATTCGGGGGCCGGAAGCGCCCGGGTGCGGCTGGTGTCCTCGTATCCGCACATCCTGCTGCGCGTGGAGGACGACGGCGTGGGCTTCGACCCGGACGCGGTCCTGGCCGAGGCCGAGGGAGAGAGCCGCATGGGCCTGCGCGGCATGGCCGAGCGGGCCCACATCCTGGGCGGGCGGTTGCGGATATTGTCCAGCCCGGGCAAGGGCTCGCGGTTGGTGGTGGAGATTCCATGCGCCAGGAGGGCAGATGGAGACACGGAAGCGGATCCTCATTGTTGA
- a CDS encoding HU family DNA-binding protein, producing the protein MTKADLVAKLKTKAGLSSKAAAERALNGIIGIMFKALSKGDKIKLAGFGTFAVKKQAARTGRNPQTGKPIKIAARKVVKFTVGKKLKKAVN; encoded by the coding sequence ATGACGAAGGCTGATCTGGTCGCGAAGCTGAAAACCAAGGCTGGCCTCAGCTCGAAGGCCGCCGCCGAGCGGGCCCTGAACGGCATCATCGGCATCATGTTCAAGGCCCTGTCCAAGGGCGACAAGATCAAGCTGGCCGGCTTCGGCACGTTCGCCGTGAAGAAGCAGGCCGCGCGCACCGGCCGCAACCCGCAGACCGGCAAGCCCATCAAGATCGCCGCCCGCAAGGTCGTGAAGTTCACCGTGGGCAAAAAGCTGAAGAAGGCCGTGAATTAG
- a CDS encoding response regulator transcription factor, translating into METRKRILIVDDHPLFREGLKTIIGRDARFEVVGEAGSAGEGLDLARALRPDIMLVDISMPDKSGLCVIRELRPHLSQTRFLVISMHSKADYIVEAFQAGAMGYMIKESATESLLFGLETLCRGDVFLDGALSREVVAKLLTREGESRAAVEPYQTLTAREQEVLRLLAEGLSAKDVAKHLFVSPKTVENHRTNLMRKLGLQNTVELIRYAARIGLIDLDAWSS; encoded by the coding sequence ATGGAGACACGGAAGCGGATCCTCATTGTTGACGATCATCCCCTGTTCCGCGAGGGGCTCAAGACCATCATCGGCCGCGACGCGCGCTTCGAGGTGGTCGGCGAGGCGGGCAGCGCCGGAGAGGGGCTGGATCTGGCCCGCGCGCTCCGCCCCGACATCATGCTCGTGGACATCTCCATGCCCGACAAGAGCGGCCTGTGCGTCATCCGCGAGCTGCGGCCGCACCTGAGCCAGACCCGTTTCCTGGTCATCAGCATGCATTCCAAGGCCGACTATATCGTGGAGGCCTTCCAGGCCGGGGCCATGGGATACATGATCAAGGAGTCGGCCACCGAGAGTCTGCTCTTCGGCCTGGAGACCCTGTGCCGGGGCGACGTCTTTCTGGACGGGGCCCTCTCGCGCGAGGTGGTGGCCAAGCTCCTGACCCGCGAGGGCGAGTCCCGGGCGGCCGTGGAGCCCTACCAGACGTTGACGGCCCGCGAGCAGGAGGTGCTGCGCCTGCTGGCCGAGGGGCTCTCGGCCAAGGACGTGGCCAAGCACCTCTTCGTCAGCCCCAAGACCGTGGAGAACCACCGCACCAACCTGATGCGCAAGCTGGGCCTCCAGAACACCGTGGAGCTCATCCGCTACGCGGCGCGCATCGGTCTCATCGACCTGGACGCCTGGTCCAGCTGA
- a CDS encoding HD-GYP domain-containing protein, giving the protein MSDLSMPEYKVSVDQLRPGVFVRLEKVNWFNHPFLFSSFKIRTQAEVEVLRSLGVTEVICVPEKSDCLPGPAEARAEAPAAEKREPEKSAAADALWRVKNERIERLRQKKQRIAECEERYAASLKDIAQIIQGLSRGNSQSVLDALAFVERMTDHFLRDAESTLHLMNILPQGERLYSHALNVAVLSMMTGRDAGLSAREMTALGMGALFHDIGKVRIEKRVLRKRGPLTKPERELVERHPLYGVEMLEAVPEFPHEGLAVVRQHHERLDGSGYPGGLAGTDIDLLARITAIADIYDNHCNQPDPEDSYTPYLALSYMFTQQKHLLDKDMLALFIRCLGVYPPGTVVQLSNGAIGMVMAVNPENQLCPSLVLYDPQIPKKEALIIDLAEEPDLRVEKSIRLKHLPQEILDYLSPRTRITYYVEPDGPGR; this is encoded by the coding sequence ATGAGCGACCTGAGCATGCCCGAATACAAGGTCTCGGTGGACCAGCTCCGTCCCGGGGTCTTCGTGCGCCTGGAAAAGGTCAACTGGTTCAACCACCCCTTCCTTTTCTCCAGCTTCAAGATCAGGACGCAGGCCGAGGTGGAGGTGTTGCGGAGCCTGGGCGTGACCGAGGTGATCTGCGTCCCGGAAAAGAGCGACTGCCTGCCGGGACCGGCCGAGGCCCGCGCCGAGGCCCCGGCCGCCGAGAAGCGGGAGCCGGAAAAGAGCGCGGCCGCGGACGCCCTCTGGCGGGTGAAGAACGAGCGCATCGAACGCCTGCGCCAGAAAAAGCAACGCATCGCCGAATGCGAGGAGCGCTACGCCGCCTCGCTCAAGGACATCGCCCAGATCATCCAGGGGCTCTCCCGGGGCAACTCCCAGTCCGTGCTGGACGCCCTGGCCTTCGTGGAGCGCATGACCGACCACTTCCTGCGCGACGCCGAATCCACATTGCATCTCATGAACATCCTGCCCCAGGGCGAACGCCTCTATTCCCACGCCCTGAACGTGGCCGTGCTCTCGATGATGACCGGCCGCGACGCGGGCCTCTCGGCGCGGGAGATGACCGCCCTGGGCATGGGCGCCCTGTTCCACGACATCGGCAAGGTCAGGATCGAGAAGCGCGTGCTGCGCAAGCGCGGCCCGCTGACCAAGCCGGAACGCGAGCTGGTGGAGCGCCATCCCCTGTACGGCGTGGAGATGCTGGAGGCCGTTCCCGAATTCCCCCACGAGGGGTTGGCCGTGGTGCGCCAGCACCACGAACGCCTGGACGGCTCGGGCTACCCCGGCGGGCTGGCCGGAACGGACATCGACCTCCTGGCCCGCATCACGGCCATCGCCGACATCTACGACAACCACTGCAACCAGCCCGATCCCGAGGACTCCTACACCCCCTACCTGGCCCTGTCCTACATGTTCACCCAGCAGAAGCACCTGCTGGACAAGGACATGCTGGCCCTGTTCATCCGCTGCCTGGGCGTCTACCCGCCGGGCACGGTGGTCCAGCTCTCCAACGGTGCCATCGGCATGGTCATGGCCGTGAACCCGGAGAACCAGCTCTGCCCGAGCCTCGTGCTCTATGATCCGCAGATTCCGAAGAAGGAAGCCCTGATCATCGACCTGGCCGAGGAGCCCGACCTCAGGGTGGAGAAAAGCATCCGGCTCAAGCACCTGCCGCAGGAAATCCTGGACTACCTGAGCCCGCGCACGCGCATCACGTACTACGTGGAGCCCGACGGCCCCGGCCGCTAG